Part of the Cuniculiplasma divulgatum genome, TGCTGCGTATGTATCAGATAAGGAAATTGACACCGGCTACTTTACAAGATTAAAATGTCTTGAAAAAATAACACTCTATGGTTTTGACGGAGATACAGTTGATGAGGTAGAAAAGAAAATAGAAGATGCATCATTAAAGTTAGGACAGCCAGTAATGAAATACAGACCAGAAATTAATTCATATTCTGGAAACTCAAAAAATATAGATTTTCAAATTATTGATCAGCTTAAGAAGACACCACGCGCAAAAATATCAGAGATTGCCAAAGCTCTAGATATGCCGGTAATAAGAATAAAGAGAAGATACAATTTCCTCAGAAAAAGCCATCTTGTTGCAGTAATGGCAAAGATCGATCTTTCAAAGACAGATGTTGTCATTTTCAGTATCTTCACAACAGATCAGGAAAAGATTGAACACATTCTGGAAGATGTGACAATTTTTAAGATAACGGATAACAACACGGGGGTTTTCATATGCTTTGCAGAAAATATGGTTAGCGCGAGGGCCCTGATAAACAGTTCAAGGGAAGCTGAGAAAAAAAGTGAAGTGATGGTTATATATGACTATGAGTTCATTCACTAAATAATATCTAAGATCACAACTTCAACCAGTCATAAAAGTAGTTTTTATCAAAACATTCCCGTGTAACAGAATGAGTTTGGAAAATCAATAAAAGTTAATTATGGAATTGCGATTAAACTTTGTGTTATCAAAGAGAGTAATTAATGTCTCTGAATCTGCCACTGTATCCACTTCTGCAAAGGCGGCCCAGATGACTGCTGAAGGAAGAAAAATTATAAACTTTGGGGTAGGAGAACCGGATTTTACGACGCCTGCTGGAGAGATAAACTATGCATTTGAAAAGGCAAAGGAGGGATTCACTCATTACACTCCGTCAAAGGGATATGTGGAATTGAGAACTAAGATATCTAAGAAGATCAATAATAATATTCACAGCCTGAATGCAGATAATATAATTGTAACTCCAACAAAATTTGCTATTAATCTAGCAGTAATGGCCATCGCAGATGAGGGAGATGAAATCATCATACCGGAGCCATATTTTCTTTCCTATCCTGAAATATGCAGGATTTACGGTGTAAAACCAGTGGAAGTTCCAACCAATGATGATTTTTCACTTAACCTTGAACGCATTGAAAATTCAATAACACCCAGAACGAGGGGCATAATCATATCAAATCCTGCAAATCCAACGGGAAAAGTTTTTTCGACCGACGAAATCAAGGCACTACAAAAGCTGTGCATAGATGAAGAAATCTACTTTATTCAGGATCAGATTTATGAAGAACTTGTGTTTGATGGAAAAATTCAGGATATAGTAGAAATGGATCCAGAAATGAACCATACCATACTAATCAGTGGTTTCTCTAAAAGTTATGCAATGACAGGATGGCGGATAGGATATCTCGCTTCATCCAGAGAATTTATTGGTGCTGTAGATAAGTTGCAGCAGCAGACCATAACTTGCGCACCCTCTATCTCCCAAATGGCCGCCATATATGCGTTGGATGATGATGAGAGCCCTAAAGCCATGAAGGAGGTTTTCAGAAAGAGAAGAGAACTGGTTTACAATATGATTAGGGACATTAAAGGTCTGAATCTCATAAAACCAGAGGGAGCTTTTTACGTATTTCCATCATATGACTTAAATATATCATCTGTCGAATTCTGTAAGAAGATCCTTGATTCTAAGGGTCTACTACTCACACCGGGGTCGGCATTTGGAAAACAAGGAGAGGGTCATTTCAGAATTTCCTACGCGTTATCCGAAGATAAA contains:
- a CDS encoding pyridoxal phosphate-dependent aminotransferase, with the protein product MLSKRVINVSESATVSTSAKAAQMTAEGRKIINFGVGEPDFTTPAGEINYAFEKAKEGFTHYTPSKGYVELRTKISKKINNNIHSLNADNIIVTPTKFAINLAVMAIADEGDEIIIPEPYFLSYPEICRIYGVKPVEVPTNDDFSLNLERIENSITPRTRGIIISNPANPTGKVFSTDEIKALQKLCIDEEIYFIQDQIYEELVFDGKIQDIVEMDPEMNHTILISGFSKSYAMTGWRIGYLASSREFIGAVDKLQQQTITCAPSISQMAAIYALDDDESPKAMKEVFRKRRELVYNMIRDIKGLNLIKPEGAFYVFPSYDLNISSVEFCKKILDSKGLLLTPGSAFGKQGEGHFRISYALSEDKLKEGIALLASFMDEQSKI
- a CDS encoding winged helix-turn-helix transcriptional regulator; translated protein: MDTVDKKILFSLLKDGRTPQRQIAKEIGISAQTLNYRMTKMIEDGIIVGFIVHINSKILGKVEAFAAYVSDKEIDTGYFTRLKCLEKITLYGFDGDTVDEVEKKIEDASLKLGQPVMKYRPEINSYSGNSKNIDFQIIDQLKKTPRAKISEIAKALDMPVIRIKRRYNFLRKSHLVAVMAKIDLSKTDVVIFSIFTTDQEKIEHILEDVTIFKITDNNTGVFICFAENMVSARALINSSREAEKKSEVMVIYDYEFIH